From a single Bryobacter aggregatus MPL3 genomic region:
- a CDS encoding CHAT domain-containing protein gives MRPFWLVSLLTGLSNLYAEGPAEALAKADSLADLRAWSRAEPFFIEAERGFTQVGDSRNALYATLGRIRGELPRRSNAEVSQQLAEILESPLAITDDRIRLRCLVIKGETDEDYDALLAEQDWREALSIAKRLNDNQWVNRANGELGIVAALQGKTSEGLFLLASALKAAEESQDLSSVVRWLSIIGQGFIQFGRPEEALKYFDRALAAGSPVEELRYPLMAYAGKVNALTKLGRTKEARELLASALTVARDHESLGYQAELLRTDALLAETAGLRDEAIAILQQALQFARSASANRILAEIYLDLGRLQIAAGQKKDAANSFKSGVEVARSMRERLLTPRLLAKFAESERSQGRAVEARELLQEASEVTEGLLAGVWSPWVKSRLVGIMDEVFLARVRLETGMGSAPDRLLPIIEQARGRALTDLLMGRGQGERNTAVAAKEGQRRISALQTQLWGVKSAVARQRLLDKIFRAESDMMAVSVQEDRKRQVELKRNPLRMTNLRQVLAPDEMLLEYVVDDPASFVLIVTREQASIQKLPGRTQLKKSVDIAWKAIQAGQDIDATLPLPELIRVPNIETKTRIIVVPDGDLHRLPFELLTTSKGARLLQSHAVSYSPSATALYFIRSQPHRDMPRNLLKNTPLPRI, from the coding sequence ATGCGTCCCTTCTGGCTCGTTTCGTTGTTGACCGGCCTCTCGAATCTCTACGCAGAAGGCCCGGCCGAAGCACTAGCGAAAGCCGACAGCCTAGCAGACCTCCGAGCCTGGAGCCGCGCGGAACCGTTCTTCATCGAAGCTGAGAGAGGCTTCACACAAGTTGGCGACTCCCGAAATGCGCTCTATGCCACGCTCGGGCGAATTCGCGGCGAACTTCCACGAAGGTCCAACGCTGAGGTTTCTCAACAACTGGCCGAGATCCTCGAATCTCCGCTAGCGATAACGGACGACAGGATCCGCCTCAGATGCCTGGTGATCAAGGGCGAGACAGACGAAGACTACGACGCCCTCCTCGCTGAACAAGATTGGCGCGAAGCACTTTCCATTGCGAAACGCCTAAACGATAACCAATGGGTGAATCGAGCCAATGGCGAGCTGGGTATCGTAGCAGCGCTGCAAGGAAAAACAAGCGAAGGACTATTCCTACTCGCCAGCGCACTAAAGGCGGCAGAGGAAAGCCAAGACTTATCGTCCGTAGTCCGTTGGCTCAGCATCATCGGCCAAGGCTTCATTCAGTTCGGGAGACCGGAGGAGGCACTCAAATATTTTGATCGAGCTCTTGCGGCTGGCAGCCCGGTGGAAGAATTGCGCTATCCCTTGATGGCATATGCGGGGAAAGTAAACGCACTCACAAAGCTCGGACGGACCAAAGAAGCGAGAGAGCTTCTAGCATCGGCGCTCACCGTAGCGCGTGACCACGAGAGTCTAGGCTATCAGGCCGAGCTGCTGCGAACCGACGCACTCTTGGCTGAGACTGCCGGACTCCGCGATGAAGCAATCGCGATATTGCAGCAAGCTCTCCAATTCGCTCGAAGCGCATCCGCAAACAGAATTCTCGCTGAGATCTATCTCGATCTTGGGCGACTTCAAATTGCCGCGGGCCAAAAGAAGGATGCAGCAAATTCCTTCAAGTCAGGTGTGGAGGTTGCCCGCTCCATGCGAGAGCGCCTCCTCACCCCTCGCCTCCTAGCAAAATTCGCCGAGAGCGAACGATCTCAAGGGCGGGCAGTCGAGGCCCGGGAACTCCTTCAAGAAGCCAGCGAAGTTACTGAGGGCCTCCTAGCTGGCGTTTGGAGTCCATGGGTGAAATCTCGTCTCGTCGGGATCATGGATGAGGTCTTTCTTGCGCGGGTTCGGCTCGAAACCGGCATGGGCAGCGCCCCCGATCGACTATTGCCGATCATTGAGCAAGCACGAGGACGGGCCCTTACCGATTTGCTGATGGGCAGAGGACAAGGGGAGCGGAACACAGCAGTGGCGGCCAAGGAAGGGCAGCGTCGAATCTCCGCGCTGCAAACACAACTCTGGGGTGTAAAAAGCGCGGTCGCACGACAGAGACTACTCGACAAGATCTTTCGGGCTGAGTCAGACATGATGGCTGTCTCAGTCCAAGAAGATCGGAAGCGGCAAGTTGAACTCAAACGGAATCCGCTCCGGATGACGAATCTTCGGCAAGTCTTAGCGCCGGATGAAATGCTCCTTGAATACGTAGTCGATGACCCTGCCTCATTTGTGCTCATCGTCACGCGCGAACAAGCTTCGATTCAAAAGCTCCCAGGCCGAACCCAGCTGAAGAAGAGCGTGGATATCGCATGGAAGGCCATTCAAGCTGGGCAAGACATTGATGCAACGCTTCCATTACCAGAACTCATCCGCGTCCCCAACATCGAAACAAAAACTCGAATTATTGTAGTGCCAGACGGCGACCTCCACCGCCTACCCTTTGAACTCCTCACGACGTCCAAGGGAGCCAGACTCCTTCAATCGCACGCAGTCTCTTATTCGCCATCAGCTACGGCCCTATATTTCATCAGGTCCCAACCACACCGAGACATGCCTAGGAACTTGTTGAAAAATACCCCTCTACCGCGAATATGA
- a CDS encoding RHS repeat domain-containing protein, which yields MQQPFRTCIQICAVMMLITFASERPLAAQSGPGTDPPNASSGSGAVSTSAYAPGNIESVNAVNGNMMISIPAANLPAGPGGFSAGVNLVYNSTIFDAKTEVPTDKPNMLRIYYVPGAHGGGWNYSYKYTLWSQTRISVFNSATCGAVTSTQAANWYKTFFTTPDGANHPLRLISAVAGSTTYDSSSLSGDSTGGYAIYDFAGYTNLNCGLNAARLAGNLVFASSDGSQIRVEADAVNLRWTAYFPDGTRVTGPIALTNQPHATESDADQITDRNGNNLTITGSCNVGVACTETLQDAQGRNVVMNYSSNASGTWTDTITAPGPNGRVTTTVQWSSTAASNLPYYCQTSAAGVTDTSYLCNVGAGVSQQAPVVTSVQLPAAKSNGPSSIFSFDYSAAPGSAYTWGELRSAAVCIGMALSNCSQQWKSDYLYQFDTLTSLPAAPSSQRAPGITLNPLASKTLAYVEPLSAQSIQETTVYTMPRAADVYSYPVLATDTNVSQITFPDGSYQLLYTSNLCSSSVKSRDLCPAVPRKMFRRDGTSVEYGWTSNVAAPGVPAGTPFNPYMQYIVETPLGGISKVTYLQKDSNGNTVSTTQYDWAPASAITRDPITGMITSACQSGCTSLSAKTSTYYATTAYWNTSAPRMLQAPYTDSLGNSTVTFTYDNALTTANAIQMQRSGTDGVSVSTYLTYLSNGNVSSQTDANGNKTLICYDSNNLYPLTRVVGTAPGASCPNPVAKPEGRKATYVFDFASGAQSSETDADNSVTTSMTYDNLGRTTKVLQTATGFSRATSTDYDDANSLVTTTADDTASRTLITKSWFDPLGRVYQSQDAAGNKVQKAYRFGTGGQSYELTSNPYLTTGDATMGWTLTRRDVPTPSNLPVKTTMTTYSGSAMPSPWGSNSTSTGTSVSALVVSPSCTGAGASTTDGAGNSTTRCMDGLGRLKNVSEPDGTATQYGYDIRGNLTGVDVGSQHRAFEYDSLGRLTKACNPETGTANCVQSPLPATGLEKYTYDANGNTLTRTDARGTVTTMSGYDAFNRPASKAYTKIDGSPEGTPTVNWGYDQGRRGVLSSVSVSPTAGVFSTSYTYDALGRIKTSTQAVLGNNYAFLYDYSLTDELSQIQYPSGRKLNYLADAVGRISSVQNDSTQANYASIDYTAANGVPKMTLGNGIVEQTSWNDRFQMTGLTAGKTGVTPPLALNYYHCPGSAVTCATGNNGILRTQRIAGGGLAVTQSYSYDGVNRLTAASESGPAGWQETYKYTDSTGNNLGNRWLDTSARSGLPALTLETPQGPNWYFANNQINGWSMDSAGNVTGVGSMVRSFSYDAENRQLSATINGVTTTYRYDGDGRRVQKVAGTVVTTYVYDAAGELAAEYTNQTVPSACGTPTCYVTADHLGSTRLLTDSFGNVSRRYDYLPFGVELFAGTNGRTAGLGYTSSGDGFSPKFTGMNRDAETGLDYFNARYYSAEQGRFTSPDPGNAGAHAADPQTWNGYAYVNNSPLNYTDPTGEGIFGTIFGVVAGVLTANPWIGLAASAAGNGIDAAIWGPGAVGITGTPFNLGSLTSCGGPLGNCGSIGGIWTEQSPIGPSVQDPGRFIYSLDQKRICGDFYCDANGRLLEPLPAHMMDASDLAANMGPAIGLTLRTGATIGSAVGTRLGLSAGTMGVAVGKYGESWHFAYEAKGFWMHWVASSTNYLVSVRGAEAWAKRDALFRLRLPVLFSDRVAGTCGTPAKNCFDATWNAFRKGWGL from the coding sequence ATGCAACAACCATTTAGAACCTGTATTCAAATCTGTGCCGTAATGATGTTGATCACTTTCGCGTCCGAACGGCCGCTTGCAGCTCAGAGCGGGCCGGGGACGGACCCACCGAATGCTTCATCAGGGTCGGGCGCGGTATCTACATCTGCCTATGCTCCTGGCAATATCGAGTCGGTGAATGCAGTGAATGGCAACATGATGATCTCGATACCGGCCGCGAATCTGCCGGCTGGACCGGGCGGATTCAGCGCCGGGGTCAACCTGGTTTACAACAGCACCATATTCGATGCGAAGACTGAAGTGCCGACTGACAAGCCAAACATGCTGCGTATCTACTACGTTCCAGGCGCTCATGGTGGAGGCTGGAACTATAGCTATAAGTACACACTTTGGTCGCAAACACGAATCTCAGTATTCAACTCTGCAACCTGCGGCGCGGTGACCTCGACTCAGGCGGCCAACTGGTACAAGACATTCTTCACTACTCCCGATGGAGCGAATCACCCGCTCCGCCTCATCAGTGCGGTTGCGGGTAGTACCACCTATGACAGTTCGAGCCTGTCGGGTGACTCAACCGGCGGATATGCAATCTACGATTTTGCAGGCTATACAAACCTGAATTGTGGATTAAATGCTGCCCGGCTTGCCGGCAATCTTGTATTTGCAAGTTCCGATGGATCGCAAATTCGAGTGGAAGCCGACGCGGTGAACTTAAGGTGGACTGCATACTTTCCGGATGGGACACGCGTGACTGGTCCGATCGCATTGACCAATCAGCCGCATGCGACGGAGAGCGATGCCGATCAGATCACCGATCGGAACGGAAACAACTTGACAATTACTGGAAGCTGCAACGTTGGTGTTGCCTGCACAGAAACGCTACAGGACGCGCAAGGCCGTAACGTCGTCATGAACTACTCATCGAACGCGAGCGGCACATGGACGGATACGATTACGGCTCCAGGACCAAACGGGAGAGTTACCACAACTGTTCAATGGTCCAGTACTGCGGCATCGAATTTGCCATACTACTGCCAGACTTCTGCGGCGGGCGTGACGGATACTTCGTATCTATGTAACGTTGGAGCCGGGGTCAGTCAACAAGCGCCGGTCGTCACATCCGTACAGTTGCCAGCCGCGAAATCAAATGGGCCATCTAGCATATTTTCGTTCGATTATAGTGCGGCCCCTGGCTCAGCCTATACGTGGGGAGAGTTGCGCTCGGCGGCGGTGTGCATTGGAATGGCGCTTTCAAATTGCAGTCAGCAATGGAAGAGTGACTACCTCTACCAGTTCGATACGCTGACATCGCTCCCGGCGGCGCCATCGTCTCAGCGGGCGCCGGGAATCACGCTGAATCCACTTGCATCGAAGACTCTGGCCTATGTTGAACCTTTGTCAGCCCAATCGATCCAGGAGACAACGGTTTACACGATGCCGAGGGCAGCAGACGTCTACTCGTATCCCGTGCTGGCGACAGACACCAACGTAAGCCAGATCACATTCCCCGATGGAAGCTATCAGTTGCTGTACACGTCAAACCTTTGCTCGTCTTCGGTCAAATCCCGCGATCTTTGTCCAGCGGTGCCGCGCAAAATGTTTAGGCGAGATGGCACGTCTGTGGAATATGGTTGGACGTCGAATGTCGCCGCGCCGGGTGTTCCGGCTGGTACTCCTTTCAATCCCTATATGCAGTACATCGTAGAAACGCCGTTAGGGGGAATATCCAAGGTCACCTACCTCCAAAAGGACTCGAATGGAAATACGGTTTCGACTACCCAATACGATTGGGCGCCGGCGAGCGCGATCACACGAGATCCAATCACCGGCATGATTACGTCAGCTTGCCAGAGTGGCTGCACCTCGCTCAGTGCGAAAACAAGTACCTACTACGCGACAACCGCCTACTGGAACACGAGTGCGCCGCGAATGTTACAAGCTCCCTATACCGACAGCCTGGGTAACTCGACGGTAACGTTCACCTATGATAATGCGCTGACAACAGCAAACGCCATTCAGATGCAGCGTTCCGGGACCGACGGCGTGTCGGTGAGCACCTACCTGACGTATCTGAGTAATGGCAATGTTTCTAGCCAGACCGATGCGAATGGCAATAAAACACTGATCTGTTACGACTCGAACAATCTCTATCCCTTGACTCGGGTAGTGGGAACTGCTCCGGGCGCAAGTTGTCCAAATCCGGTAGCAAAGCCTGAAGGCCGCAAGGCTACCTATGTGTTCGATTTCGCCAGCGGCGCTCAGTCTAGCGAGACCGACGCTGATAATTCCGTGACGACATCCATGACTTATGACAATCTTGGCCGTACCACGAAAGTGCTGCAAACGGCTACCGGCTTCAGTCGTGCAACATCAACCGACTACGATGACGCCAACAGCTTAGTGACCACAACGGCGGATGACACGGCGTCGCGAACATTGATTACCAAATCGTGGTTCGATCCTCTGGGACGGGTGTATCAATCGCAAGACGCGGCGGGTAACAAGGTGCAAAAAGCTTATCGGTTCGGAACAGGAGGGCAGAGCTACGAGTTGACGTCGAACCCGTACCTCACCACTGGTGATGCAACCATGGGTTGGACACTCACGAGGCGCGATGTGCCAACTCCCTCAAATCTCCCGGTGAAGACAACGATGACCACATATTCGGGCAGCGCCATGCCATCTCCTTGGGGAAGTAATTCGACCTCAACAGGAACGAGCGTCAGCGCCCTCGTTGTTTCGCCCTCCTGCACCGGCGCCGGTGCTTCGACAACGGACGGAGCCGGTAATTCGACGACCCGCTGCATGGACGGCCTTGGTAGGCTGAAGAATGTGAGCGAGCCGGATGGCACGGCAACTCAGTATGGTTACGATATCCGAGGCAACCTGACAGGAGTGGATGTGGGCAGCCAACACCGTGCGTTTGAATACGACTCGCTAGGCCGGCTCACGAAGGCATGCAATCCGGAAACCGGGACCGCGAACTGTGTGCAATCGCCTCTTCCTGCAACCGGGCTTGAAAAGTATACGTATGATGCAAACGGGAATACGCTGACTCGCACGGATGCGCGCGGCACGGTGACGACCATGTCGGGCTACGATGCGTTCAACCGGCCGGCAAGCAAAGCGTATACGAAAATCGATGGCAGCCCGGAGGGCACTCCAACGGTGAATTGGGGATACGATCAGGGAAGGCGTGGTGTGTTGTCGTCCGTGAGCGTGTCGCCAACTGCCGGTGTATTCAGTACTTCGTACACCTATGATGCCTTAGGCAGGATCAAGACCAGCACGCAAGCGGTCTTGGGAAACAACTATGCTTTCCTCTATGATTACTCGTTGACGGACGAGCTATCTCAGATCCAATACCCTTCAGGACGGAAGCTCAACTACCTCGCTGATGCGGTGGGGCGGATCAGTTCGGTGCAAAATGATTCGACGCAGGCTAATTACGCGAGCATCGATTATACGGCTGCGAATGGTGTGCCGAAGATGACGCTGGGGAACGGGATCGTGGAGCAGACCTCGTGGAACGATCGTTTTCAAATGACTGGGCTCACTGCGGGAAAGACGGGCGTGACGCCGCCCCTGGCCCTGAACTATTATCATTGCCCGGGGTCGGCGGTGACCTGCGCGACCGGAAACAATGGGATATTGCGGACGCAACGGATCGCAGGTGGTGGGTTGGCTGTGACCCAATCGTACAGCTATGATGGCGTCAATCGGTTAACGGCAGCTTCGGAATCGGGGCCGGCTGGCTGGCAAGAGACATACAAATACACCGATTCGACCGGAAACAATCTTGGAAACCGCTGGCTGGACACGAGCGCGCGGAGCGGATTGCCTGCACTGACCTTGGAGACGCCGCAAGGCCCGAACTGGTATTTCGCTAACAATCAGATCAATGGTTGGTCGATGGACAGTGCGGGGAATGTGACTGGTGTTGGCTCGATGGTACGGAGCTTTAGCTACGATGCGGAGAACCGGCAATTGTCGGCGACGATCAATGGCGTGACGACGACATACAGGTACGACGGAGACGGCCGCAGGGTCCAGAAGGTCGCCGGAACCGTTGTCACGACCTATGTTTATGACGCGGCGGGCGAGCTCGCGGCGGAATACACGAACCAGACTGTACCAAGCGCATGCGGCACCCCGACGTGCTACGTGACAGCGGATCACCTGGGTAGCACTCGGCTGTTGACCGACTCGTTCGGCAATGTATCCAGGCGGTACGACTATCTGCCTTTCGGCGTCGAGCTATTCGCGGGAACCAACGGACGGACGGCGGGGCTCGGGTATACGTCGTCCGGCGACGGCTTCAGTCCGAAGTTTACCGGCATGAATCGCGACGCTGAGACGGGTCTGGATTACTTCAATGCGCGATACTATTCAGCGGAGCAGGGGCGGTTCACGAGTCCAGATCCGGGGAATGCGGGGGCGCATGCGGCGGATCCACAGACTTGGAACGGATATGCCTATGTCAACAACAGTCCGCTCAACTACACCGATCCGACTGGGGAAGGAATTTTCGGCACGATTTTCGGAGTTGTGGCGGGAGTGCTCACAGCGAACCCCTGGATCGGGCTGGCGGCTTCTGCTGCCGGAAATGGGATCGATGCGGCCATCTGGGGACCGGGTGCAGTTGGCATAACTGGAACGCCGTTCAACCTCGGAAGCCTTACATCGTGTGGAGGACCGCTAGGCAATTGCGGCAGCATCGGTGGTATTTGGACGGAGCAATCGCCGATCGGGCCGAGTGTGCAGGATCCAGGAAGGTTTATTTATTCCTTGGACCAGAAACGGATCTGCGGGGATTTCTATTGCGATGCAAATGGACGCCTTCTCGAACCACTTCCTGCTCACATGATGGATGCCAGTGATCTTGCCGCTAACATGGGTCCCGCTATCGGCTTGACCCTCAGGACCGGTGCTACCATCGGTTCGGCGGTAGGGACGAGGCTTGGCCTATCGGCTGGGACAATGGGTGTGGCGGTTGGCAAGTATGGAGAGTCGTGGCACTTTGCATACGAAGCTAAAGGATTCTGGATGCATTGGGTCGCAAGCTCGACCAACTACCTCGTTTCAGTGAGGGGTGCAGAGGCATGGGCTAAGCGCGACGCTTTGTTTCGGCTCCGGCTTCCTGTACTTTTCTCTGATCGCGTGGCTGGCACTTGTGGGACGCCTGCAAAGAATTGCTTCGATGCCACCTGGAACGCTTTTCGGAAGGGGTGGGGTCTTTGA
- a CDS encoding RHS repeat domain-containing protein, with protein sequence MGWTLTRRDVPTPSNLPVKTTMTTYSGSAMPSPWGSNSTSTGTSVSALVVSPSCTGAGASTTDGAGNSTTRCMDGLGRLKNVSEPDGTATQYGYDIRGNLTGVDVGSQHRAFEYDSLGRLTKACNPETGTANCVQSPLPATGLEKYTYDANGNTLTRTDARGTVTTMSGYDAFNRPASKAYTKIDGSPEGTPTVNWGYDQGRRGVLSSVSVSPTAGVFSTSYTYDALGRIKTSTQAAPGNTYAFIYDYSLTDRLSQIQYPSGRKVNYLADTVGRISSVQNESTQANYASFDYTAANGVPKMTLGNGILEQTSWNDRFQMTGLTAGKTGVTPPLALNYYHCPGAAVTCATGNNGTLRTQRIAGGGLDVTQSYSYDGVNRLTAASESGPAGWQEAYKYTDSTGNYLGNRWLDTSARSGLPTLTLETPQGPNWYFANNQINGWSMDSAGNVTGVGSMVRSFSYDAENRQLSATINGVTTTYRYDGDGRRVQKVAGTVVTTYVYDAAGELAAEYTNQTVPSACGTPTCYVTADHLGSTRLLTDSFGNVSRRYDYLPFGVELFAGTNGRTAGLGYTSSGDGFSPKFTGMNRDAETGLDYFNARYYSAEQGRFTSPDPGNAGAHPADPQTWNGYAYVNNSPLNYTDPSGMGFWSTFGRIVGTLAGGWLFGGIGGGSIGGFPSIGGANDGPWNERLPVNVGSGPTLNTGGVFGSGNTSPYIWSLNPTSIQRIPSFGMQDVMYNVVGWGLAFNLLSDVLTGSGPRRREYDDNSLESHILARSKGFSQLLDEVRGACRAGLSSGPISLGTVRAGLNVPNDVRYSPTGAQVGGYTGGKWKINGDNLDVYIPNYAGANSLFLHIPPNSPFSSGPLSTIRQNFRFSVLNPCKQ encoded by the coding sequence ATGGGTTGGACACTCACGAGGCGCGATGTGCCAACTCCCTCAAATCTCCCGGTGAAGACAACGATGACCACATATTCGGGCAGCGCCATGCCATCTCCTTGGGGAAGTAATTCGACCTCAACAGGAACGAGCGTCAGCGCCCTCGTTGTTTCGCCCTCCTGCACCGGCGCCGGTGCTTCGACAACGGACGGAGCCGGTAATTCGACGACCCGCTGCATGGACGGCCTTGGTAGGCTGAAGAATGTGAGCGAGCCGGATGGCACGGCAACTCAGTATGGTTACGATATCCGAGGCAACCTGACAGGAGTGGATGTGGGCAGCCAACACCGTGCGTTTGAATACGACTCGCTAGGCCGGCTCACGAAGGCATGCAATCCGGAAACCGGGACCGCGAACTGTGTGCAATCGCCTCTTCCTGCAACCGGGCTTGAAAAGTATACGTATGATGCAAACGGGAATACGCTGACTCGCACGGATGCGCGCGGCACGGTGACGACCATGTCGGGCTACGATGCGTTCAACCGGCCGGCAAGCAAAGCGTATACGAAAATCGATGGCAGCCCGGAGGGCACTCCAACGGTGAATTGGGGATACGATCAGGGAAGGCGTGGTGTGTTGTCGTCCGTGAGCGTGTCGCCAACTGCCGGTGTATTCAGTACGTCGTACACCTATGATGCCTTAGGCCGGATCAAGACCAGCACGCAAGCGGCCCCGGGAAACACCTATGCTTTCATCTATGATTACTCGTTGACGGACAGGCTATCGCAGATCCAATACCCTTCAGGGCGGAAGGTCAACTACCTCGCCGATACGGTGGGCCGGATCAGTTCGGTGCAGAATGAATCGACGCAGGCCAATTACGCGAGCTTCGATTATACGGCTGCGAATGGTGTGCCGAAGATGACGCTGGGGAACGGAATCCTGGAGCAGACCTCGTGGAACGATCGTTTTCAAATGACTGGGCTCACTGCGGGAAAGACGGGTGTGACGCCGCCTCTGGCCCTGAACTATTATCATTGCCCGGGAGCGGCGGTGACCTGCGCGACCGGAAACAATGGGACATTGCGGACGCAACGGATCGCGGGCGGCGGGCTGGATGTGACCCAATCGTACAGCTATGATGGCGTCAATCGGTTGACTGCAGCTTCGGAATCGGGGCCGGCTGGCTGGCAAGAGGCATACAAGTACACCGATTCGACCGGAAATTATCTCGGAAACCGCTGGCTGGACACGAGCGCGCGGAGCGGGTTGCCTACCCTGACCTTGGAGACGCCGCAAGGCCCGAACTGGTATTTCGCTAACAATCAGATCAATGGTTGGTCGATGGACAGTGCGGGGAATGTGACTGGTGTTGGCTCGATGGTACGGAGCTTTAGCTACGATGCGGAGAACCGGCAATTGTCGGCGACGATCAATGGCGTGACGACGACATACAGGTACGACGGAGACGGCCGCAGGGTCCAGAAGGTCGCCGGAACCGTTGTCACGACCTATGTTTATGACGCGGCGGGCGAGCTCGCGGCGGAATACACGAACCAGACTGTACCAAGCGCATGCGGCACCCCGACGTGCTACGTGACAGCGGATCACCTGGGTAGCACTCGGCTGTTGACCGACTCGTTCGGCAATGTATCCAGGCGGTACGACTATCTGCCTTTCGGCGTCGAGCTATTCGCGGGAACCAACGGACGGACGGCGGGGCTCGGGTATACGTCGTCCGGCGACGGCTTCAGTCCGAAGTTTACCGGCATGAATCGCGACGCTGAGACGGGTCTGGATTACTTCAATGCGCGATACTATTCGGCGGAACAGGGGCGGTTCACGAGTCCGGATCCGGGCAATGCCGGCGCGCATCCGGCTGATCCACAGACGTGGAATGGCTATGCCTATGTCAACAACAGTCCGCTCAACTATACGGATCCGTCCGGAATGGGGTTCTGGTCGACATTCGGGCGCATAGTTGGAACACTTGCCGGAGGCTGGCTCTTTGGTGGAATCGGTGGTGGGAGCATCGGAGGCTTTCCGAGCATCGGCGGAGCCAACGATGGCCCCTGGAACGAGCGCTTGCCAGTCAATGTAGGTTCCGGTCCCACCCTCAACACGGGCGGTGTTTTCGGCAGTGGCAACACTAGTCCATACATCTGGAGTTTGAACCCAACATCAATTCAGCGTATCCCTTCTTTCGGGATGCAGGATGTAATGTACAATGTAGTAGGATGGGGACTTGCCTTTAATCTATTGTCCGACGTTCTAACGGGGAGTGGGCCTCGTCGTCGTGAATACGACGATAACTCGCTTGAATCACATATCTTAGCCCGTTCAAAGGGCTTTTCCCAACTCTTGGATGAAGTGAGAGGGGCTTGCCGTGCAGGATTGTCATCGGGTCCGATTAGCCTCGGGACTGTGCGTGCTGGACTCAATGTTCCGAATGATGTCCGCTATTCACCAACTGGAGCGCAGGTTGGCGGATATACTGGCGGGAAGTGGAAGATCAATGGGGATAATTTGGACGTCTATATCCCGAATTATGCTGGAGCTAACTCGCTTTTCTTGCATATCCCTCCCAATAGTCCCTTTTCTTCGGGGCCGCTATCCACAATTCGCCAGAACTTTAGGTTTTCGGTTTTAAATCCGTGCAAACAGTAA
- a CDS encoding imm11 family protein, with protein sequence MFTNRNAEGDEKFFVLDVCPEFFFEPDSSVVLAPGRVCDKCGESIGKLRWQAPLQGSLVFDRKPYDVASSIGGSFVILSAKAIAAMDASGIQGAQERIPIHLLPNDGPVVKLDYYMAEVAHWSAEVDPVASGFKWREEPTCPECRIADILLGYDRVAVVKNSWNGDDLFTLRGLMSVVVVSEKFVEVCRKFRLSVCSLVPTEQYWRPVIGL encoded by the coding sequence ATGTTTACTAATCGTAATGCGGAAGGTGACGAGAAATTCTTCGTCTTAGACGTATGTCCAGAATTCTTTTTTGAACCGGATTCTTCTGTTGTCCTCGCGCCTGGCAGAGTGTGCGATAAGTGTGGTGAGTCGATCGGAAAGCTGCGTTGGCAAGCACCTCTTCAAGGATCGCTCGTTTTCGACAGAAAACCATATGACGTCGCGTCTTCGATCGGTGGCAGCTTTGTGATTTTATCTGCGAAGGCGATTGCCGCCATGGATGCGAGCGGCATTCAGGGTGCTCAAGAGCGTATCCCGATCCATTTACTTCCTAACGATGGCCCGGTCGTCAAGCTCGATTACTACATGGCCGAAGTGGCACATTGGAGCGCGGAAGTCGATCCGGTTGCCTCTGGCTTCAAATGGAGAGAGGAACCAACCTGCCCTGAATGCCGCATAGCGGACATACTTCTTGGTTATGATCGTGTCGCCGTAGTAAAAAACTCCTGGAATGGCGACGATCTCTTTACCTTAAGAGGATTAATGAGCGTCGTTGTCGTCAGCGAGAAGTTCGTCGAAGTTTGTCGAAAGTTCCGTCTTTCGGTCTGCAGCCTAGTTCCGACAGAGCAATATTGGCGGCCGGTCATAGGCCTTTAA